A genomic segment from Bradyrhizobium sp. ISRA430 encodes:
- a CDS encoding nitronate monooxygenase family protein, translating into MLQTRFTKLVGVEHPIVQGGMQWVGRAELVAAVANAGALGFITALTQPTPEDLTKEIARCRDLTDKPFGVNLTILPAIKPPPYAEYRAAIIESGIKVVETAGNKPQEHVDEFKKHGVKVVHKCTSVRHALSAERMGVDAISIDGFECAGHPGEDDTPGLILIPAAANKIKIPMIASGGFADARGLVAALALGADGINMGTRFMATKESPIHQLIKEKIVANDERETELIFRTMRNTSRVARNAVSTKVVAMEKEGAKFEDIRELVAGARGKMVYATGNSDEGIWSAGQVQGLIQDIPTCAELVSRIVREAETIIRNRLEGMIVSKQLEAAE; encoded by the coding sequence ATGTTGCAGACACGGTTCACCAAGCTCGTCGGCGTCGAGCACCCGATCGTCCAGGGCGGCATGCAATGGGTCGGACGCGCGGAGCTGGTTGCGGCCGTCGCCAACGCCGGCGCGCTCGGCTTCATCACCGCGCTGACGCAACCGACGCCAGAGGATCTGACCAAGGAGATCGCGCGCTGCCGCGACCTCACCGACAAGCCGTTCGGCGTCAATCTCACCATCCTGCCCGCGATCAAGCCACCGCCCTACGCCGAATACCGTGCCGCCATCATCGAGAGCGGCATCAAGGTGGTCGAGACCGCCGGCAACAAGCCACAGGAGCATGTCGACGAGTTCAAGAAGCACGGCGTCAAGGTGGTGCACAAATGCACCAGCGTCCGCCACGCGCTCTCGGCCGAGCGCATGGGTGTCGATGCGATCTCGATCGACGGGTTCGAATGCGCCGGTCACCCCGGCGAGGACGACACGCCCGGCCTGATCCTGATTCCGGCCGCCGCCAACAAGATCAAGATCCCGATGATCGCCTCCGGCGGGTTTGCCGATGCGCGCGGCCTCGTCGCGGCGCTGGCGCTGGGAGCCGACGGCATCAACATGGGTACCCGCTTCATGGCGACGAAGGAAAGCCCTATCCACCAGCTCATCAAGGAGAAGATCGTCGCCAATGATGAGCGCGAGACCGAGCTGATCTTCCGCACCATGCGCAATACCTCGCGCGTCGCCAGGAATGCGGTCTCCACCAAGGTCGTCGCGATGGAGAAGGAAGGCGCCAAGTTCGAGGACATCCGCGAGCTCGTCGCAGGCGCCCGTGGCAAGATGGTCTATGCCACCGGCAATTCCGACGAGGGCATCTGGTCGGCCGGCCAGGTTCAGGGCCTGATCCAGGACATCCCGACCTGCGCCGAGCTGGTCTCCCGCATCGTGCGCGAGGCGGAGACCATCATCAGGAACAGGCTGGAAGGCATGATCGTTAGCAAACAACTTGAAGCAGCAGAGTAG